GGTGAATTCTCAGTTATTGTCCTAAAGGATTCTGCAGGCAATGAACATGAGTCTTTGATTCATGATATTGATATTCATCCTCTTTCTGGTGAACCTCGCCATGCTGATTTTTATGTTATTGAAAAGGGAAAGAAGGTAGAAGTTGCCTTACCTCTAGTTTTTGAAGGTGTTTCTCCTGCAGTCAAAGATCAAGGTGGTATTCTGGTCAAAGTACGTCGTACTATTGATATTGAAGCCGCTCCTCGTGATTTGCCACAAAATATTGTCGTTGACATCTCCAAACTTGTTGAACTTACTAGTGTTATTTTAGCCAAGGATCTCCCAGTTCCTGCTGGTGTTGAGATCAAGATCGGTGCAGATGAAGTCATCGCTTCTATTGCTGTTGCCAAGGAAGAAGTTGAGGAGGCTCCTACTGCTATTGATATGTCAGCTATTGAAGTTGAGGCCAAGGGCAAAGAAGTCAAGGAAGGTGAAGCTCCTGCTGGTGCTGGCGACGCTCCTGCAAAGGGTGATAAGAAGGAAGAGAAGAAGTAATAGGACGTAGTAGGCGACGGAATTTTTTAAGAAAATTTCTAGGAAAATCTCGCTTTTAAGTTGAGGCTTTAAGCGGGATTTTTTGTCGGATGGCTCATTTTTGCGAGGTTGGGAAGGTCTTTTCTAAATAAAGAATAAGATACCCCTCCGGGGGGAGGGGGATCGTGTTTTTGAATTTGATACCCCCTCCCCCCTAGGGGGTATCAAATTGTTGTTACTAATTAAACGTCTCCACCCGCCTCGTCCCCACTGTAATTAACCTTCGTTGTAATGATTGATTATGTTAAACTATAGTTATGAAATTTGGACGTACTCGCGGATTTACCCTTATAGAACTTTTGGTCGTGATCAGTGTTATCGGCACTATTGCCTCGGTTGTTCTTGTATCTCTTCAAGGCGCTAGGGAAAAGGGAAGAGTTGCTTCTGCTATTATGTTCTCCACAAATTTGTACCACGCCTGGGGTGATGATGCTTTTGGGATATGGAAGTTTGATGAGAATACTGGAGAGGATGCAAAAGACTCGGGGCCGAATGGGATTACTTTAAGTAAAGTAGACGCTGGTACGCGTTCAGATTCAGAAAGGCCACTTCCTTCTGGAAGATCCCTTGATTTTAGTACGTCGGTGACAGCGTCAAGTCCTACGAGTTATACTACCGTTGATATTTCTGCAAGAGGGTTGAGTCTCTCAAAGCACACCGTAAGTCTTTGGGTATACCTTCCTTCAGACACAACTTTTGGACTTCCGTTTACTATAAATAGCGTAGAGACAAGAGTTAGTTATTTAAATATTGCTGCCGATAGAGTAAACGCAGGTCCTCTATTTTCAACATGTCCAACTCCACTTAATCCGAGCTCAAATATATATAGTTCATATAGTACACCCTTGAATAAGTGGGTTAATTTTGCATTTTCTTGGGACGGAACGGATGTTAGATTTTATGTAGATGGAAAATTATTTAATTCACTAAAGAATTGCACTCTTTCTGGAAATATTAGCAATCCAGCTTACTGGATTGCTAAGAATATTTATATTGGCGGTTCTAGCTCATTAGGTGCTCATTTGAGAGGTTATATGGACGAACTTGCCATCTACAACCAAGTCCTTACCGCCGATCGTATTCAACAGATCTACGCAGAAGGAATAACCAGGCATACCTTGGCGAAGGTGAAGTAATCCCGGAGGCCTCGCTTCCGGAAACTGGAAGTAGCTTGGTATCCAACTATATTACATGTTAAAATAATCAAATGAAAAAGAAATCCCAAGGTTTTACCATAATTGAACTTTTGATCGTTATTAGTATTATTGGAACACTCGCTTCTACTGTCCTTGTCTCAACTTCTGGTGCTCGCGACAAAGCTAGGATCGCGGCTTCTAGTATGTTTGCTGACAACCTTTATCAAGCTTGGGGTTCGGATGCTGTGGGGGTGTGGAAATTTAGTGGAGAAGATAATTCAAATGTACAAGATAGTGGGCTTAATGGTATTACGTTGATAAGTAATGGTTCCACCCTGAGATCGTCCACGAATAGACCAATACCATCTGGGTATTCTTTAGATTTTTCAGCTGATTCAATCAATGATACTACCAATTACTTTGCGTCTAATAATCTTGTTTCTAGAAATATCAATTTAGCAAAAAATGGTGGTTATACGGCGAGTGTTTGGGTTTACCTACCTGTAATGTCTTTTAGTTTTTCATTTACTGGGATTTTTTCAGCTTTAGATTCTTCTGGAACAAAATATGCTGCAAATATGATGCTTAATCCATCGGGGTATATGACGGTAGGTCCTTCACCTGGTTTTGTTACAGATTATAGAATTCCAGAAGCAAAATGGGTCAATTTGGCGTATTCTTATTATGATGATGGTGTATCGGGTACTATAAGATTTTATGTTGATGGTAAATTATATAAAACAGTATCACCGTTCACGTTTTCGTCACCTTTGAGTAGTATTATAGTTGATAGTGTATTTGTTGGTGTTGCGTATTATAATGGTTCTTACCTTAAACATTTTAATGGTTTTATATACGATCTCGCTTTATTCAACGAAGTCCTCACCGCCGATCGTATCCAACAAATCTACGCCGAAGGTGCACCAAAACATACCTTGGCACGGGTAAAATAATTCGCTTTCCGGAAGCGAGGCTTCCGTAAAATCTGCTATAATAAATCAATGAAAAGAAGCGTTTTAATCTTGGCTGTAATAGGGCTATTTTTGCCTGTTTTTTCTTTTTCTACACTTATTTACCCATCTTTCGTGCAGGCTCAGACTACAGAACTGACTCCACAGCAAAGAGTTGAATTGCAACAAGAATTGGCTCAGGTTGAAGCTGAACAAAAACAAGCGGCAAAAGAATTGGCGAATGCGCAAGGCAAGAGTGCTTCGCTTACTCGTGATATTGCCGTCCTTAGTGCAAAGATTCGTTCTGCTGAATTGGACATTAAAGCCAAAAATATTTTGATACAAAGTCTAGGCAATGATATTTCTGTAAAAATAACAAAGATAAATAAGCTTGAAGATCGCATTGATCGTGGTAAAGATACACTCGCTCAACTTCTACGCAAAACAAATGAAATGGGGAATGTTTCTATTGAAGAATTAGTCTTATCTCAAACCAGTATTAGTGGTCTATTTAAAGATTTTGATTCATTCCAAGCAGTCCAAGATGGTTTGAAGACAACTTTTGAACAACTTCGTTCTGATAAGGCTTCTACTACTGCCGAGAAAGATGCTCTTGATGCTCGTCGTAATAAAGAAACAGATGCTAGATATGCTATTCAACAACAACAGAAAAATATTCAAAGTAATCAAGCTGAGCAAAAACAATTATTGGCTTTGAGTAAAGGCGCAGAGAAGTCGTATTCAAATCTGATTGCTCAGAAACAGGCTCGCGCCGCACAGATACGAGCAGCTTTGTTCTCACTACGCGATGCCGCCGCTATTCCATTTGGACAGGCACTTCAATATGCTACTTTGGCATCACAGAGGACGGGTGTTAGACCGGCGTTGATATTGGCAGTCATTACTCAAGAATCTAATCTTGGAAGTAATGTAGGAAAATGTTATGTAACGAATATGCAGACTGGAGACGGTATCAACGCTAAGAGTGGAAATATGGTTTCTCATGTTATGAATCCAACCCGTGATATTCCACCATTTACTCAGATTTTGCAACAAATCGGCGGTGACCCTTCCAAGCAAGTTGTCTCCTGTCCATTGGAAATTGGTTGGGGAGGCGCGATGGGTCCCGCTCAGTTTATTGCTTCTACATGGGTGATTTTCAAAGAAAGGGTTGCTTCAGCCGTAGGAATTTCTGGTATGCCGGACCCTTGGAATCCTGGCCATGCTTTTATGGCCTCAGCTATCTACATGTCTGATCTTGGTGCGGGAAGTGGTACATATACAGCTGAACGTAATGCTGCCTGCAAATATTACTCCGGCCGAGCTTGTGGCTTGGTGAAGGGAAATACTACCTACGGAAATAGCGTGTTGTCACTAGCTGATTCTATTCAGAGGACTATGATTGATCCATTGCAAGGATTGTAAGAAAGAATTTCTAATTTTTAGAGCATTGACTTTAAAGGTCAATTTGCTAATATCTTAAGTAACGAGACCGCGTGGGTCTATCCACGCAATACATAGATGAGATTTAGGATATATAAAAACTCCCCTCGATTGGGGAGTTTTGTATTATTGTAGATTGAATTGATAATTAGTAGTTATGATTGTTGTCATTCCCGCGAAAGCGGGAATCCAGTGTCATACCTCATACTCTATATTAAATAGGTAAATCATTCCATTGAGGATTAGTTTTCTCAATTAACTCAATCTTCCACTTACGATTCCATTTCTTCAGTTGTTTTTCTCTTTGTATAGCTGATTCAATATTGTCAGTGTAGTCATACCAGACTAATCTATGGACATTGTATTTTTCAGTGAATCCGTCTACTAGATTATTTTTATGTTCATATAATCGACGCTTTAGATCATTTGTAACACCAATATACAGAGTGCCGTTTACATCACTTGCAAGAA
The window above is part of the Candidatus Paceibacterota bacterium genome. Proteins encoded here:
- a CDS encoding GIY-YIG nuclease family protein; translation: MNKTFYVYILASDVNGTLYIGVTNDLKRRLYEHKNNLVDGFTEKYNVHRLVWYDYTDNIESAIQREKQLKKWNRKWKIELIEKTNPQWNDLPI
- a CDS encoding LamG-like jellyroll fold domain-containing protein, translated to MKKKSQGFTIIELLIVISIIGTLASTVLVSTSGARDKARIAASSMFADNLYQAWGSDAVGVWKFSGEDNSNVQDSGLNGITLISNGSTLRSSTNRPIPSGYSLDFSADSINDTTNYFASNNLVSRNINLAKNGGYTASVWVYLPVMSFSFSFTGIFSALDSSGTKYAANMMLNPSGYMTVGPSPGFVTDYRIPEAKWVNLAYSYYDDGVSGTIRFYVDGKLYKTVSPFTFSSPLSSIIVDSVFVGVAYYNGSYLKHFNGFIYDLALFNEVLTADRIQQIYAEGAPKHTLARVK
- a CDS encoding LamG-like jellyroll fold domain-containing protein; amino-acid sequence: MKFGRTRGFTLIELLVVISVIGTIASVVLVSLQGAREKGRVASAIMFSTNLYHAWGDDAFGIWKFDENTGEDAKDSGPNGITLSKVDAGTRSDSERPLPSGRSLDFSTSVTASSPTSYTTVDISARGLSLSKHTVSLWVYLPSDTTFGLPFTINSVETRVSYLNIAADRVNAGPLFSTCPTPLNPSSNIYSSYSTPLNKWVNFAFSWDGTDVRFYVDGKLFNSLKNCTLSGNISNPAYWIAKNIYIGGSSSLGAHLRGYMDELAIYNQVLTADRIQQIYAEGITRHTLAKVK
- a CDS encoding 50S ribosomal protein L25; this encodes MLSLDIQKRDMKVGADQIRKTGQIPAIFYGPKETSTPIIIDAIAFKKVWKKAGEFSVIVLKDSAGNEHESLIHDIDIHPLSGEPRHADFYVIEKGKKVEVALPLVFEGVSPAVKDQGGILVKVRRTIDIEAAPRDLPQNIVVDISKLVELTSVILAKDLPVPAGVEIKIGADEVIASIAVAKEEVEEAPTAIDMSAIEVEAKGKEVKEGEAPAGAGDAPAKGDKKEEKK
- a CDS encoding lytic murein transglycosylase, encoding MKRSVLILAVIGLFLPVFSFSTLIYPSFVQAQTTELTPQQRVELQQELAQVEAEQKQAAKELANAQGKSASLTRDIAVLSAKIRSAELDIKAKNILIQSLGNDISVKITKINKLEDRIDRGKDTLAQLLRKTNEMGNVSIEELVLSQTSISGLFKDFDSFQAVQDGLKTTFEQLRSDKASTTAEKDALDARRNKETDARYAIQQQQKNIQSNQAEQKQLLALSKGAEKSYSNLIAQKQARAAQIRAALFSLRDAAAIPFGQALQYATLASQRTGVRPALILAVITQESNLGSNVGKCYVTNMQTGDGINAKSGNMVSHVMNPTRDIPPFTQILQQIGGDPSKQVVSCPLEIGWGGAMGPAQFIASTWVIFKERVASAVGISGMPDPWNPGHAFMASAIYMSDLGAGSGTYTAERNAACKYYSGRACGLVKGNTTYGNSVLSLADSIQRTMIDPLQGL